In one Alphaproteobacteria bacterium SS10 genomic region, the following are encoded:
- a CDS encoding elongation factor Ts has translation MAAITASLVKELREKSGAGMMDCKKALSETDGDLEAAIDWLRKKGLAAAAKKAGRTASEGLVGAATGGNTGALIELNSETDFVARNDQFQKLVSQLSELALEHTGDVAELNKVDFPGTGRNVEEELTQQIATIGENMQLRRAARVSVDNGVVAAYIHNAQAEGMGKIGVLIGLESTGDAVKLNELGRQIAMHVAAIRPESISKDDLDQGLIDRERDVLVEQARASGKPEEIIGKMVEGRLRKYYEEVVLLEQVFVIDGENKVSKVLENAGKELGAPVAITSMVRFALGEGVEKEEADFASEVAATLKG, from the coding sequence ATGGCTGCGATCACTGCCTCCCTGGTGAAAGAACTCCGTGAAAAATCCGGCGCCGGTATGATGGATTGCAAAAAGGCGCTGAGCGAAACCGATGGCGACCTTGAAGCTGCGATCGATTGGCTTCGTAAGAAGGGCCTCGCCGCCGCTGCTAAGAAGGCTGGCCGGACCGCAAGTGAAGGCCTCGTTGGCGCGGCTACCGGTGGCAACACTGGCGCGTTGATCGAGCTGAACTCCGAGACCGACTTCGTTGCCCGCAACGACCAGTTCCAAAAGCTCGTTTCTCAGCTGTCTGAGTTGGCACTTGAGCACACCGGCGATGTCGCTGAGCTGAACAAAGTCGACTTCCCAGGCACCGGCCGTAACGTCGAAGAAGAGCTGACCCAGCAGATCGCCACCATCGGTGAGAACATGCAGCTGCGCCGCGCCGCTCGCGTTTCTGTCGATAACGGTGTCGTTGCCGCTTACATCCACAACGCGCAAGCCGAGGGCATGGGCAAGATCGGCGTTCTGATCGGCCTGGAAAGCACCGGCGACGCTGTTAAGCTGAACGAGCTTGGCCGCCAGATCGCGATGCACGTGGCGGCTATCCGCCCCGAATCGATCAGCAAAGATGACCTTGACCAAGGTCTGATCGACCGTGAGCGTGACGTCCTGGTTGAGCAAGCCCGCGCGTCCGGTAAGCCAGAAGAGATCATCGGTAAGATGGTCGAAGGCCGCCTTCGTAAGTACTACGAGGAAGTGGTCCTGCTTGAGCAAGTCTTTGTCATCGATGGTGAGAACAAGGTCTCTAAGGTCCTTGAGAACGCCGGCAAAGAGCTTGGTGCACCGGTCGCAATCACCTCGATGGTTCGCTTCGCCCTCGGTGAGGGTGTGGAAAAGGAAGAGGCTGATTTCGCTTCTGAAGTCGCCGCGACCCTTAAAGGCTGA
- the rpsB gene encoding 30S ribosomal protein S2, whose translation MVMPSFTMRQLLEAGVHFGHHTRRWNPKMKPFIFGVRNGVHIVDLEQTVPMLHRSLEAVRDVVKGGGRVLFVGTKRQAQSKIAEAAKRSGQYFVNHRWLGGMLTNWKTISVSIKRLRELEEIVAQGQQGRTKKEMLQLTRELDRLDRALGGIKEMGGRPDLIFVIDTNKESIAIQEANKLGIPVIAVIDTNSDPEGIAFPIPGNDDALRAIDMYCDLIADAVLDGIQAEMEAAGVDLGALEKQAPEPALEEKAEEAPAEAAAEEAPAEEAIADA comes from the coding sequence ATGGTCATGCCATCGTTTACGATGCGCCAGCTGCTGGAAGCTGGTGTTCACTTCGGTCACCACACCCGTCGCTGGAACCCAAAGATGAAGCCGTTCATCTTCGGTGTCCGCAATGGTGTCCACATTGTCGATCTCGAACAAACCGTCCCAATGCTGCACCGCTCGCTGGAAGCTGTCCGCGACGTGGTTAAAGGCGGCGGCCGTGTCCTGTTTGTTGGTACCAAGCGTCAGGCTCAATCAAAGATTGCCGAAGCTGCTAAGCGTTCCGGCCAGTACTTTGTGAACCACCGTTGGCTCGGCGGTATGCTGACCAACTGGAAGACGATCTCGGTCTCCATTAAGCGCCTGCGCGAGCTGGAAGAGATTGTTGCGCAAGGCCAGCAAGGTCGCACCAAGAAAGAGATGCTGCAGCTCACCCGTGAGCTTGATCGTCTTGATCGCGCCCTTGGCGGTATTAAGGAAATGGGCGGTCGCCCAGACCTGATCTTCGTGATCGACACCAACAAAGAGTCGATTGCCATTCAGGAAGCCAACAAGCTCGGCATTCCGGTTATCGCTGTGATCGATACCAATTCAGATCCAGAAGGCATCGCCTTCCCAATCCCAGGCAATGACGATGCACTGCGTGCCATCGACATGTATTGCGACCTGATCGCTGATGCTGTCCTCGACGGTATTCAAGCTGAGATGGAAGCCGCTGGTGTTGATCTTGGCGCCCTCGAAAAGCAAGCTCCAGAGCCAGCGCTTGAAGAGAAAGCTGAAGAGGCACCTGCCGAAGCCGCTGCTGAGGAAGCCCCAGCAGAAGAAGCTATAGCTGACGCATAA
- the dnaE gene encoding DNA polymerase III subunit alpha, which yields MTEPSAEGKTPGFIHLRTHSAFSLSEGAIHIKDLPKLGVENEMPALALTDTNNLFGAMQFSKGASAAGVQPIIGCQLDISVAPEAVKASPGQVAAGPTLAPIVLLVQNEDGYRNLSWLLSQAYDARMAGHDPHITLDQLTDRAEGLLCLSGGDKGPIGHHLLGKQGKAAEAFTERLAKLFPGRVYIEVMRHGTPEQAATEDGFLALADKFDLPLVATNDCQFSTPEMYEAHDALICIANGRYVDENERPRLTREHYFKSADQMRELFRDLPEAIDNTVFIAQRCAYWLDFVPPILPPFEGDQGRNEEDELRAQSADGLEARLVNQVFAEGLSETEKEEVAKPYRERLQFELDVIAGMGFPGYFLIVADFIKWAKDKAIPVGPGRGSGAGSVVAWALTITDLDPLEHGLLFERFLNPERVSMPDFDIDFCQHRRDEVINYVREKYGENRVAQIITFGKFQARMVVRDVGRVLQMPYGQVDRISKLIPNNPANPVTLQEAIDGEPALREMRNDDPTVARLLDIALKLEGLYRHASTHAAGVVIGDRPLEELVPLYRDPRSDMWVTQFNMKDVETAGLVKFDFLGLTTLTILQTAKDLMSQRAIEIDLDGLSLDDKATYELMSRGDTAGVFQLESSGMRDALRKLKPSRFEDIVAMVSLYRPGPMDNIPKYISVKKGEEPPDYLHPKLQPILEETFGIMIYQEQVMQIAQVLSGYSLGGADLLRRAMGKKIQAEMDKQREIFVDGAVEREVDKAQASGIFDQVAKFAGYGFNKSHAAAYALLAYQTGYLKANYPVEFMAAIMTLAFENTDKLGAVRQELQRLDITLLPPDINKSEALFAVEEIEDGTYGIRYALAALKGVGLVAMQSIVEEREANGPYKDLSDFANRIDPGAVNRKQVEQLAKAGAFDALEPNRKRITVGAEKILRHAATRHEEKASDQVALFGGGDDSQLNTLHLPDSDTWQSTEALAGEFEAIGFYLSAHPLDNYADGLKRLKAIDSRAVVSKLSTQPSTLVTLGGVVLGRQERRGKRGDKFAFVQLSDSTGTYEVQVFSDLLATSRPILEVGTLLLLKATASTDGDQVRYRGQSFELLDDAIARAANGVDIFLKQEEAIQNIKSLLNRQGPGKTEISLVVRVDDGADWNLKLDRKYKVDAAGRQALKSFPGVEDVVGR from the coding sequence ATGACCGAGCCAAGCGCCGAGGGCAAAACCCCAGGCTTCATTCATCTTCGGACCCATTCCGCATTCTCCCTGTCGGAAGGCGCAATCCACATTAAGGATTTGCCCAAGCTGGGTGTTGAGAATGAAATGCCAGCGCTGGCGCTGACCGACACCAACAACTTGTTTGGTGCGATGCAATTCTCAAAAGGGGCATCGGCTGCTGGTGTGCAGCCCATCATCGGGTGTCAGCTGGATATCTCTGTCGCGCCCGAAGCGGTTAAGGCGAGCCCTGGTCAGGTGGCCGCTGGTCCGACCCTGGCGCCCATTGTCCTGCTGGTGCAGAACGAGGACGGATATCGCAACCTGTCTTGGTTGCTAAGCCAGGCCTATGACGCCCGGATGGCTGGGCATGACCCGCACATCACGTTGGATCAGCTGACGGATCGCGCGGAAGGCCTTCTATGCTTAAGCGGCGGTGATAAGGGGCCGATTGGTCACCACCTGCTTGGTAAGCAAGGGAAGGCGGCTGAAGCGTTCACCGAACGCTTGGCTAAACTGTTCCCAGGCCGGGTCTATATCGAGGTTATGCGCCACGGCACACCGGAGCAGGCGGCGACGGAAGATGGATTTCTGGCCCTGGCCGACAAGTTTGATCTGCCCCTAGTGGCGACCAATGACTGCCAGTTCTCAACGCCGGAGATGTATGAGGCGCACGATGCTCTGATCTGTATCGCCAATGGTCGTTATGTTGATGAGAATGAGCGACCACGTTTAACCCGTGAGCATTACTTCAAATCTGCCGATCAGATGCGAGAGCTTTTCCGCGATCTGCCTGAGGCGATTGATAACACGGTCTTTATCGCCCAACGCTGCGCCTACTGGCTCGATTTTGTCCCACCGATCCTACCGCCGTTTGAGGGTGATCAGGGCCGGAATGAAGAGGATGAGCTGCGCGCCCAATCCGCTGATGGCTTGGAGGCGCGGCTCGTCAATCAGGTCTTCGCCGAGGGATTAAGCGAGACCGAGAAGGAAGAGGTCGCCAAACCCTACCGTGAGCGGCTGCAGTTTGAGCTCGACGTCATCGCGGGCATGGGTTTCCCCGGTTACTTCCTGATCGTTGCCGACTTCATCAAATGGGCAAAGGACAAGGCTATCCCGGTTGGACCGGGCAGGGGCTCGGGTGCTGGCTCCGTCGTCGCTTGGGCGCTCACCATTACCGATCTCGATCCCTTGGAACACGGGCTGCTGTTCGAGCGGTTCTTGAACCCCGAGCGGGTATCGATGCCGGATTTCGATATCGATTTCTGTCAGCATCGCCGGGATGAGGTGATCAACTATGTGCGTGAAAAATACGGTGAGAACCGGGTCGCGCAGATCATCACCTTCGGTAAGTTCCAGGCACGGATGGTGGTTCGAGATGTAGGCCGGGTGCTGCAGATGCCCTATGGCCAGGTAGACCGCATCTCTAAGCTAATCCCGAACAACCCGGCAAACCCAGTCACGCTACAAGAGGCGATTGATGGTGAGCCCGCATTGCGAGAGATGCGCAACGACGACCCAACGGTTGCACGGCTTCTGGATATCGCGCTGAAACTTGAGGGGCTGTATCGCCACGCCTCAACCCACGCGGCGGGTGTGGTGATTGGTGACCGCCCATTGGAAGAGCTGGTGCCACTCTATCGTGATCCGCGCTCTGATATGTGGGTCACCCAGTTCAACATGAAGGATGTGGAGACCGCCGGGCTGGTGAAGTTCGACTTTCTGGGTCTCACCACGCTTACCATCCTGCAAACCGCTAAGGACCTGATGAGCCAGCGGGCGATCGAGATCGATCTCGATGGCCTTAGCCTGGATGACAAAGCGACCTATGAGCTGATGTCCCGGGGCGATACCGCCGGCGTGTTCCAGCTTGAGAGCTCGGGCATGCGCGATGCCTTGAGGAAACTAAAGCCATCTCGGTTCGAAGACATCGTCGCTATGGTCTCGCTCTATCGGCCAGGCCCGATGGACAACATTCCCAAATACATCAGCGTGAAGAAGGGGGAGGAGCCGCCCGATTACCTCCACCCGAAACTGCAGCCGATCCTCGAAGAGACCTTCGGCATCATGATCTACCAGGAGCAGGTGATGCAGATCGCCCAGGTGCTCTCTGGTTACTCCCTCGGCGGCGCTGACCTACTACGTCGCGCGATGGGTAAGAAGATCCAGGCCGAGATGGATAAGCAGCGGGAGATCTTCGTCGATGGTGCAGTAGAGCGTGAGGTTGATAAGGCCCAGGCCTCCGGCATCTTTGATCAGGTTGCGAAGTTTGCGGGCTATGGCTTTAACAAAAGCCACGCGGCGGCCTATGCGCTGCTGGCCTATCAAACCGGCTATCTGAAGGCGAATTACCCGGTTGAGTTCATGGCGGCGATCATGACGCTGGCCTTTGAGAACACCGATAAGCTGGGCGCGGTTCGGCAAGAGCTCCAGCGCCTCGACATCACGCTACTGCCGCCGGACATCAATAAGTCAGAGGCCCTGTTTGCTGTTGAAGAGATTGAGGACGGCACCTACGGCATTCGTTACGCCCTGGCCGCGTTAAAGGGCGTCGGCCTGGTCGCTATGCAATCCATCGTCGAAGAGCGGGAGGCGAATGGGCCGTACAAAGACCTGTCTGACTTCGCTAACCGCATCGACCCAGGTGCTGTGAACCGGAAGCAGGTTGAGCAGCTGGCCAAGGCCGGTGCCTTTGATGCCCTGGAGCCGAACCGGAAGCGGATCACTGTTGGGGCTGAGAAGATCCTCCGCCATGCCGCCACTCGGCATGAGGAGAAGGCCAGCGATCAAGTGGCGCTCTTCGGTGGCGGTGATGACAGTCAGCTAAACACTCTCCATCTACCCGATAGCGATACCTGGCAAAGCACAGAGGCTTTGGCCGGTGAGTTCGAGGCCATTGGCTTCTACCTCTCTGCGCACCCATTGGATAACTACGCTGACGGCCTAAAGCGGCTAAAGGCTATCGATAGCCGTGCGGTTGTCTCGAAGCTGTCAACCCAGCCATCGACCTTGGTCACCTTGGGCGGTGTTGTACTTGGCCGGCAGGAACGGCGGGGTAAGCGGGGCGATAAGTTCGCCTTCGTTCAACTGTCAGATTCCACGGGTACCTATGAGGTGCAGGTGTTCTCAGACCTGCTTGCTACCTCTCGGCCTATCCTAGAAGTGGGCACGCTGCTGCTGTTAAAGGCGACGGCGTCCACCGATGGCGATCAGGTTCGATATCGTGGCCAAAGCTTTGAATTGCTAGATGATGCCATCGCCCGGGCGGCCAATGGGGTCGATATCTTCTTGAAGCAGGAAGAGGCGATCCAGAACATCAAGAGCCTCTTGAACCGGCAGGGCCCAGGCAAGACCGAGATCAGTCTCGTCGTGCGGGTGGATGATGGGGCCGACTGGAACTTGAAGCTCGACCGGAAGTACAAGGTCGATGCAGCAGGTCGCCAGGCGTTGAAATCATTCCCGGGGGTTGAGGATGTGGTTGGTCGTTAG
- a CDS encoding ABC transporter ATP-binding protein has product MSEAALQLSGITRDFKDAGGVLSVLRGVDLSLNAGEAVALVGPSGAGKSTLLHVAGLLEKPTGGTIQVDGEDASKFDEAKRTARRLQAIGFVYQFHHLLPEFTALENVAMPQMIAGASKRDAKARAETLLTQVGLAERLEHQPSQLSGGEQQRVAIARALANSPSVLLADEPTGNLDQDTGQQVFEMLIRLVREEGLAALIATHDRGLAAKLDRVVTLEAGQLKELSTAAS; this is encoded by the coding sequence ATGAGTGAGGCAGCGCTACAGCTGAGCGGGATCACACGCGACTTTAAGGATGCTGGCGGGGTTCTGTCCGTCCTGCGCGGTGTTGATCTAAGCCTGAATGCGGGTGAGGCAGTTGCCCTGGTCGGTCCGTCAGGTGCCGGTAAGTCCACCTTGCTGCATGTCGCTGGCCTGTTAGAGAAGCCGACCGGCGGAACGATCCAGGTTGACGGTGAAGATGCCAGCAAGTTTGACGAGGCAAAGCGGACCGCGCGGCGCCTTCAGGCTATCGGCTTTGTCTATCAGTTCCATCACCTGCTGCCAGAGTTTACCGCGCTCGAAAACGTGGCGATGCCACAGATGATCGCTGGGGCCAGCAAGAGGGATGCGAAGGCCAGGGCCGAAACGCTCTTAACCCAGGTGGGTTTGGCCGAGCGGTTGGAGCATCAACCATCGCAACTATCCGGTGGTGAGCAGCAGCGTGTTGCCATCGCTCGCGCCCTAGCTAACTCGCCCAGTGTGCTGCTGGCCGATGAGCCAACCGGCAATCTGGATCAGGATACCGGCCAGCAGGTTTTTGAGATGCTGATCCGCCTGGTTCGGGAAGAGGGGCTAGCGGCCCTTATCGCCACCCATGATCGAGGCTTGGCGGCAAAGCTAGATCGTGTGGTCACACTTGAAGCTGGACAGCTTAAAGAACTATCCACAGCCGCTAGCTGA
- a CDS encoding lipoprotein-releasing ABC transporter permease subunit — MFNRFERLMAFRYLRARRREGFISVIAVFSLLGIALGVATLIVVMSVMNGFRDELLSRVLGLNGHANIRDVAGQMANYDDLIGLVGPVEGVVRAFPVIEGQGLITQRGNATGVVVRGMRPEDLMNKPVVGEALSRGDYAGLADGGIAIGSRLAQRFGLDVGSTLSLISPKGNPTPFGTMPRAQGFEVVAIFDVGMFEYDSGFAFISLDAAQTFLRLGDTVSAVELFVENPDRVNATLQDVYEQVGPGVRLVPWQQINGSFFNALQVERNVMFLILTLIIIVAAFNIISGLIMLVKDKGRDIAILRTMGASRGAVMRIFLLTGSSLGIIGTIVGLILAMLITENLAAIQVWLESVSGSTVWDPTIRFLTRIPSKTDWGEVVAVVAMSLVLSFLATLYPSWRAARLDPVEALRYE; from the coding sequence ATGTTCAATCGTTTTGAGCGTTTGATGGCGTTTCGCTACCTCCGCGCCCGTCGGCGGGAGGGGTTCATTTCGGTCATCGCTGTCTTCTCACTCTTGGGCATTGCCCTCGGTGTTGCCACGCTGATCGTGGTGATGAGCGTGATGAACGGCTTCCGCGATGAATTGCTGAGCCGGGTTTTGGGCCTTAACGGCCATGCCAATATTCGTGATGTGGCCGGGCAGATGGCCAATTACGACGACCTAATCGGCCTTGTGGGACCGGTTGAAGGTGTTGTGCGCGCCTTTCCGGTTATCGAGGGACAGGGACTGATCACCCAACGCGGCAACGCCACTGGTGTTGTTGTGCGGGGCATGCGGCCAGAAGACCTGATGAACAAGCCTGTGGTTGGTGAAGCGCTCTCCCGTGGCGACTATGCCGGTCTGGCCGATGGCGGCATTGCCATTGGCAGCCGGCTGGCACAACGCTTTGGCCTTGATGTTGGCTCAACCCTGTCGCTAATTAGTCCCAAGGGCAATCCCACACCCTTTGGCACCATGCCCAGAGCCCAGGGCTTTGAGGTGGTCGCCATCTTCGATGTGGGGATGTTCGAATATGATAGCGGCTTTGCCTTCATCTCTCTCGATGCGGCGCAAACCTTCTTAAGGCTCGGCGACACTGTCTCCGCGGTTGAGCTGTTTGTTGAGAACCCCGACCGTGTGAATGCCACGCTTCAAGATGTGTATGAGCAGGTTGGACCCGGCGTGCGTCTAGTCCCCTGGCAACAGATAAATGGCAGTTTTTTCAATGCGCTACAGGTTGAGCGCAATGTGATGTTCTTGATCCTGACCTTGATCATCATTGTGGCCGCGTTCAACATCATCTCTGGCCTAATTATGTTGGTGAAGGATAAGGGCAGGGATATCGCCATCCTCCGCACCATGGGAGCAAGTCGGGGGGCGGTCATGCGCATCTTCCTGCTAACTGGCTCTAGCCTTGGCATCATCGGCACCATTGTTGGTCTGATCCTGGCGATGCTGATCACCGAGAACCTGGCCGCGATCCAGGTCTGGCTCGAGAGCGTTAGTGGCAGCACGGTCTGGGACCCAACCATTCGTTTCCTAACCCGTATCCCCTCCAAAACCGATTGGGGTGAGGTGGTGGCCGTTGTCGCCATGTCATTGGTTCTGAGCTTCCTCGCCACTCTTTACCCATCCTGGCGGGCGGCTCGCCTCGATCCGGTTGAGGCGCTGCGTTATGAGTGA
- a CDS encoding proline--tRNA ligase, with the protein MRRSELFLPTLKENPSEAQIVSHRLMLRAGMMRQTSAGIYAWLPLGHRVLKKIEQIVREEQDASGAQEVLMPTIQPADLWRTSGRYDDYGKEMLRIKDRHDRDMLYGPTNEEMITDIFQFGVKSYKDLPKNMYHIQWKFRDEVRPRFGVMRGREFLMKDAYSFDVDKERAIRAYHKMFLSYLRTFERMGLKAIPMRADTGPIGGDLSHEFIILAETGESEVFCDKQLLEADILHDSVSYDDDLTPFFEKMTSLYAATDEIHDPANCPITEDQMATARGIEVGHIFYFGTKYSEPMGAYVVLEDGSKVPVHMGSYGIGVSRLVGGIIEASHDDNGIIWPEAVAPFDVGLISLKVGDEETDAACAELYKGLKAAGYDVLYDDRGERPGAKFADMDLIGLPWQVIVGPRGLANNQIEIKQRATGERFEVPREGVADFLSSKRQALAA; encoded by the coding sequence ATGCGCCGTTCCGAGCTATTCCTGCCGACCCTGAAGGAAAACCCTTCAGAGGCTCAAATCGTTTCACACCGACTGATGCTGCGTGCCGGCATGATGCGCCAGACTTCGGCGGGCATTTATGCCTGGCTGCCGCTTGGCCACCGCGTGTTGAAGAAGATCGAGCAGATTGTCCGTGAAGAGCAGGATGCATCGGGCGCGCAAGAGGTGCTGATGCCGACCATTCAGCCTGCCGATCTGTGGCGGACCAGTGGTCGCTATGATGACTACGGTAAGGAGATGCTGCGGATTAAGGACCGGCATGACCGCGACATGCTCTACGGCCCAACGAATGAGGAGATGATCACCGACATCTTCCAGTTTGGGGTGAAGAGCTACAAAGACCTGCCGAAGAACATGTACCACATCCAATGGAAGTTCCGGGATGAGGTGCGGCCACGTTTTGGCGTCATGCGTGGGCGTGAGTTCCTGATGAAGGATGCCTATTCTTTCGATGTGGATAAGGAGCGGGCGATCCGCGCCTATCACAAGATGTTCCTATCCTACCTCCGCACCTTTGAGCGGATGGGGCTTAAAGCCATTCCAATGCGGGCGGATACTGGACCCATTGGCGGTGATCTGAGCCATGAATTCATCATCCTCGCTGAGACGGGTGAGAGCGAGGTGTTCTGCGATAAGCAGCTGCTTGAAGCGGATATCCTGCATGACAGCGTCTCCTACGATGATGACCTGACCCCCTTCTTTGAGAAGATGACCTCCCTCTACGCGGCAACTGATGAGATCCACGATCCGGCCAACTGTCCGATTACGGAGGATCAGATGGCAACCGCGCGCGGTATTGAGGTCGGCCACATCTTCTATTTCGGCACCAAATACTCCGAGCCCATGGGCGCCTATGTGGTCCTTGAGGATGGCAGCAAGGTGCCGGTCCATATGGGATCATACGGCATTGGCGTGTCACGTCTGGTCGGCGGTATTATTGAGGCCAGCCATGACGACAATGGCATCATCTGGCCGGAAGCCGTCGCACCCTTTGATGTCGGTCTGATCAGCCTGAAGGTTGGTGATGAAGAGACCGATGCGGCTTGCGCTGAACTCTACAAGGGCCTCAAAGCCGCCGGTTATGACGTTCTCTACGATGACCGCGGCGAGCGGCCAGGTGCCAAGTTTGCCGATATGGACCTAATCGGCCTGCCTTGGCAGGTGATCGTCGGTCCACGCGGTCTGGCCAATAACCAGATTGAGATCAAGCAACGGGCAACCGGCGAGCGTTTTGAAGTGCCGCGTGAAGGCGTTGCTGATTTCCTGTCATCAAAGCGCCAAGCTCTCGCGGCATAA
- a CDS encoding DUF1467 family protein gives MDWFSGLVVFLLIWWTALFTVLPLWVRRNDESVEGVDPGAPEHPYLLRKAIVTTALSGVLWLIVFILVEVEIISFHEIADRMFAADQVR, from the coding sequence ATGGATTGGTTTTCTGGCCTGGTTGTTTTTCTGCTGATCTGGTGGACAGCTTTGTTCACCGTCCTGCCACTTTGGGTTCGGCGGAATGATGAGTCGGTGGAAGGGGTAGACCCCGGTGCACCGGAGCATCCCTATCTCTTGCGTAAGGCTATTGTGACGACGGCGCTGTCTGGTGTGCTGTGGTTGATCGTCTTTATCCTGGTGGAGGTTGAGATCATCTCATTCCACGAGATTGCCGATCGCATGTTCGCCGCCGATCAGGTGCGATAA
- a CDS encoding ribonuclease J: MRNSQQAVFEPADGELYFAALGGTEEFGINLNLYAYGDDWLMVDLGMGFADENLPGIDLLMPDPSYIDARREKLRGLVITHGHEDHIGAIPYLWTRLQCPIYATPFTATLIRRKLAEAGLLNDVELHDIGPAKGFDVGPFACEFVPVAHSIPEACALAIGTPVGKVLHTGDWKIDPDPVASYKTDEKRLRELGEEGILAMVCDSTNAGSDGFVGSEGELGPSFTKLFAGIKGRIAVTCFSSNASRMIAVAKAARANDREVALVGRSLWRIYEAARDLGYMDEIDPFIGPEEAAYLPPDKVAFLCTGSQGEPRAALNRMANDDHPHIVLERGDTVIFSSRAIPGNEKSIGKIKNKLIQMGVHIITPNDAMVHVSGHGSRGDLTQMYQWVRPQISVPVHGEHRNLIAHASLASECQVADVVVPENGQVIRLGPKEIGLAGHVPHGVLAVDGNRVIEIADGPIRERQKLMHNGVVNVVVVIDDRGHLVADPQLNLIGLVEPIEEDEVEDELMAGIEIAIADLSRARRQNDDEVAEACRLSIRRGVKRLLDKKPVITTNVIRVE; encoded by the coding sequence ATGCGAAATTCACAACAGGCGGTGTTTGAGCCCGCCGATGGCGAGCTCTATTTCGCAGCGCTCGGCGGTACCGAAGAGTTCGGTATCAACCTTAACCTCTACGCCTATGGTGATGATTGGTTGATGGTTGATCTCGGCATGGGCTTTGCCGATGAAAACCTGCCAGGCATCGATCTTCTGATGCCTGATCCTAGCTATATTGATGCACGGCGCGAGAAGCTGCGCGGCCTCGTCATCACCCATGGGCATGAGGATCATATTGGCGCCATCCCATACCTTTGGACGCGCCTGCAGTGCCCGATTTATGCGACCCCATTCACTGCAACGTTAATCCGTCGCAAACTGGCCGAGGCTGGCTTGCTGAACGATGTGGAGTTGCACGATATCGGCCCGGCCAAGGGTTTTGATGTTGGGCCATTTGCCTGTGAATTCGTGCCCGTCGCCCACTCAATTCCTGAGGCTTGCGCACTCGCCATTGGTACGCCGGTTGGCAAGGTACTGCACACCGGTGATTGGAAGATCGATCCGGATCCGGTCGCAAGTTACAAGACGGATGAGAAACGCCTGCGTGAACTGGGTGAGGAGGGGATCCTCGCCATGGTGTGTGACAGCACGAATGCAGGCAGTGACGGCTTCGTCGGGTCAGAGGGGGAGTTGGGCCCTAGCTTCACCAAACTATTCGCCGGGATTAAGGGCCGCATCGCCGTCACCTGCTTCTCCTCAAACGCCTCACGGATGATTGCAGTCGCTAAAGCGGCGCGGGCCAATGATCGTGAGGTGGCGCTTGTCGGTCGCTCACTTTGGCGGATTTATGAGGCGGCCCGCGACCTCGGCTACATGGATGAAATTGATCCCTTCATCGGTCCTGAAGAGGCGGCCTATCTACCGCCGGACAAGGTGGCGTTTCTGTGCACCGGGTCTCAGGGTGAGCCGCGCGCTGCTTTGAACCGGATGGCCAATGATGATCACCCGCATATTGTTCTGGAACGGGGTGATACCGTCATCTTTTCTTCCCGCGCTATCCCGGGGAATGAGAAGTCGATTGGCAAAATTAAGAACAAGCTGATCCAGATGGGGGTGCACATCATCACCCCCAACGATGCCATGGTGCATGTGTCGGGCCATGGTTCGCGTGGTGACTTAACCCAGATGTATCAATGGGTGCGCCCACAGATATCTGTGCCCGTGCATGGTGAGCATCGAAATCTGATCGCCCATGCCAGTCTTGCCAGTGAATGTCAGGTCGCCGATGTGGTGGTGCCAGAGAATGGTCAAGTGATCCGTTTAGGTCCGAAGGAGATCGGTCTCGCCGGGCATGTGCCCCATGGTGTGCTGGCGGTGGATGGTAACCGCGTCATTGAGATTGCCGACGGTCCAATCCGTGAACGTCAAAAGTTGATGCATAACGGCGTGGTGAACGTTGTGGTTGTGATTGATGATCGCGGCCATCTGGTTGCCGATCCCCAACTGAACCTAATCGGCCTGGTTGAGCCGATTGAAGAGGACGAGGTTGAGGATGAGTTGATGGCCGGTATCGAGATCGCGATCGCTGATCTCTCACGGGCACGACGTCAGAATGATGATGAGGTGGCTGAGGCTTGCCGCCTATCAATCCGTCGTGGTGTGAAGCGGTTGTTGGATAAGAAGCCGGTGATCACCACCAACGTGATCCGGGTTGAATAG